In a single window of the Elaeis guineensis isolate ETL-2024a chromosome 4, EG11, whole genome shotgun sequence genome:
- the LOC105037433 gene encoding monooxygenase 2-like — protein MEAIEDVVIIGAGIAGLATALGLHRKGVRSLVLESSESLRAAGFGLTVWTNAWRVLDALGVGEALRQSHVRLQGVTNTSATSGARTSQLAFMTQARSGEHDVRCVRRSILLENLENELPLGTIRYSSKVVAIEEDGYFKLLHLADGSTLKTKVLIGCDGVNSVVAKWLGLQKPRFTGRSASRGFAEFPNGHGFKPEFVQYFGNGFRTGLLPCNEKTVYWFFTWTPSEQEKEVEESPIKMKQYILSKLKHSKVSEEYIHVIEKSELSNPVSAPLRYRWPFSLLWGDISKGNVCVAGDAFHPMTPDLGQGGCSALEDSIVLARCLSEALLGNHNGGATEYDKIKKGLEKYSKERRWRSFQLIATAYISGRIQQSDGAIMGFLRDKFLSSMMARMLLERADFDFGVL, from the exons ATGGAGGCCATCGAGGATGTCGTGATCATCGGCGCCGGAATAGCGGGGCTTGCAACGGCTTTGGGACTTCACAG GAAGGGAGTGAGGAGCTTGGTGTTGGAGTCGTCGGAGTCGCTGCGGGCAGCGGGTTTCGGGCTCACTGTATGGACCAACGCTTGGAGAGTGCTGGATGCGCTTGGGGTGGGCGAGGCTCTCCGGCAGAGTCATGTCCGCCTTCAAGG AGTGACCAATACTTCTGCAACTTCTGGAGCTAGAACATCACAGTTGGCGTTTATGACACAAGCGAGAAG TGGAGAGCATGATGTTCGTTGCGTAAGGAGGAGTATATTGTTGGAAAACTTAGAAAATGAGCTACCACTTGGCACAATTAGATACTCTTCCAAAGTTGTTGCAATAGAGGAGGATGGCTACTTTAAGCTCCTACATTTGGCTGATGGTTCCACACTCAAAACTAAG GTCTTGATAGGTTGTGATGGAGTGAACTCGGTGGTAGCAAAATGGTTGGGCCTACAGAAACCAAGATTCACAGGGCGTTCAGCTTCGAGAGGTTTCGCTGAATTTCCAAATGGCCATGGTTTCAAACCAGAGTTCGTGCAATACTTTGGAAATGGCTTTCGTACGGGTTTATTACCTTGCAACGAGAAAACGGTTTATTGGTTTTTTACTTGGACTCCTTCGGAGCAAG AAAAGGAAGTGGAAGAAAGTCCAATAAAAATGAAACAATATATCTTGAGTAAGTTGAAGCATTCCAAAGTGTCTGAAGAATACATACATGTCATAGAAAAGAGCGAACTCTCCAATCCAGTCTCAGCTCCATTGAGATACAGGTGGCCATTTTCTTTGTTGTGGGGGGATATAAGCAAGGGAAATGTTTGTGTGGCTGGAGACGCATTCCATCCCATGACCCCTGATTTAGGTCAAGGAGGCTGCTCCGCACTTGAAGATAGCATTGTTTTGGCCAGATGTTTAAGTGAAGCCCTTTTAGGAAACCATAATGGAGGAGCTACAGAGTATGACAAAATTAAGAAGGGTTTGGAGAAGTATTCCAAGGAGAGGAGATGGAGGAGCTTTCAATTGATTGCCACAGCTTATATCTCGGGTCGCATACAACAAAGTGATGGTGCAATCATGGGTTTCTTGAGGGACAAATTTTTGTCTAGTATGATGGCTAGGATGCTCTTAGAAAGAGCTGATTTTGATTTTGGGGTACTGTAA
- the LOC105036468 gene encoding monooxygenase 2 has protein sequence MEAIEDVVIIGAGIAGLATALGLHRKGVRSLVLESSETLRAAGFGLSIWTNAWRALDALGVGDSLRQSHVRLRGVTAISATSGARASNSAFMAQGKSGEHEVRCLRRNMLLETLEKELPRGTVRFSSKVVAIEEDGYFKLLHLADGSTVKTKVLIGCDGVNSVVAKWLGLNKPIFTGRSASRGFAEFPNGHGFKPEAMQCFGEGFRTGVLPCNERIVYWFFTWTPSEKEKEVEESPTKMKQYMLSKLKHSKVPEELIHGIEISELSDPVSAPLRYRWPFSLLWGDISKGNVCVAGDAFHPMTPDLGQGGCSALEDSIVLARCLGEALLGEHDGGAKGEYDKIKEGLEKYAKERRWRSFQLITIAYVLGRIQQSESTIVGYLRDKWLSGTMSRLLLERADFDCGML, from the exons ATGGAGGCCATCGAGGATGTCGTGATCATCGGCGCCGGAATAGCGGGGCTTGCGACAGCTTTGGGACTCCACAG GAAGGGAGTGAGGAGCTTGGTGTTGGAGTCGTCGGAGACGCTGAGGGCGGCGGGTTTCGGGCTGTCGATATGGACCAACGCTTGGAGAGCACTGGATGCGCTTGGGGTGGGTGACTCTCTCCGGCAGAGTCATGTCCGCCTACGAGG AGTGACCGCTATTTCTGCCACTTCTGGAGCTAGAGCTTCAAACTCGGCATTTATGGCACAAGGGAAGAG TGGAGAGCATGAAGTTCGCTGCTTAAGGAGGAATATGTTGTTGGAAACCTTAGAAAAGGAGCTACCACGCGGCACAGTTAGATTCTCTTCGAAAGTTGTTGCAATTGAGGAGGATGGCTACTTTAAGCTCTTGCatttagcagatggctccacagtTAAAACTAAG GTCTTGATAGGTTGTGATGGAGTGAACTCAGTGGTAGCAAAATGGTTGGGCCTAAACAAACCAATATTTACGGGGCGTTCCGCTTCAAGAGGTTTTGCTGAGTTTCCTAATGGCCATGGATTCAAACCCGAGGCTATGCAATGTTTTGGAGAAGGCTTTCGTACAGGTGTATTGCCTTGTAACGAGAGAATTGTTTATTGGTTTTTTACTTGGACTCCCTCCGAGAAAG AAAAGGAAGTGGAAGAAAGTCCAACGAAAATGAAACAATATATGTTGAGTAAGTTGAAGCATTCCAAGGTACCAGAAGAACTCATACATGGTATAGAAATAAGTGAACTCAGTGATCCAGTCTCAGCTCCATTAAGATACAGATGGCCATTTTCTTTGTTGTGGGGGGATATAAGCAAAGGAAATGTTTGTGTGGCCGGAGATGCATTCCATCCCATGACCCCTGATTTAGGTCAAGGAGGTTGCTCAGCACTTGAAGATAGCATTGTTTTGGCCAGATGCTTAGGTGAAGCCCTTCTAGGGGAACACGATGGAGGAGCTAAAGGAGAGTACGACAAAATTAAGGAGGGCTTGGAGAAGTATGCTAAGGAGAGGAGATGGAGAAGCTTTCAGTTGATTACTATAGCATATGTCTTGGGTCGTATACAACAAAGTGAGAGTACAATCGTGGGTTATCTAAGGGACAAATGGTTGTCTGGTACAATGTCTAGGTTGCTCTTAGAAAGAGCTGATTTTGATTGTGGAATGCTTTAA